A section of the Metabacillus endolithicus genome encodes:
- the sufD gene encoding Fe-S cluster assembly protein SufD, with amino-acid sequence MVRGTKTMETLTINQDYVSSYSKQLGEPDWLTDLRLQAFAKLEDLPMPKPDKTKIDKWNFTNFKEHTVESAKLDSLADLHEDVKSLIDLESTTKNLYVQVNNTAAYTSLSSELKDKGVILTDIHTAAKEHSDLLKKYFMTDGVKVDEHRLTALHAALHNGGVFVYVPKNVEVAEPIQSVFVHDNPNTTLFNHVIVVADDNSSVTYVENYISTVQNVEGVFNIISEVFANTNARVTYGAVDTLAEGVTTYVNRRGVAGRDSRIEWALGLMNDGNTISENVTNLMGDGSFGDTKTVVVGRGEQKQNFTTKVVHFGKHSEGYILKHGVMKDSASSIFNGIGKIEHGASKSNAEQESRVLMLSEKARGDANPILLIDEDDVTAGHAASVGRVDPIQLYYLMSRGIPKVEAERLVIHGFLAPVVNELPIEGVKKQLVEVIERKVK; translated from the coding sequence ATAGTAAGGGGGACTAAGACGATGGAAACATTAACGATCAATCAGGATTATGTCTCAAGCTATTCAAAACAGCTTGGTGAGCCGGATTGGCTTACAGATCTTCGCTTACAAGCTTTTGCCAAGTTAGAGGATCTTCCTATGCCTAAACCGGATAAAACAAAAATCGATAAATGGAACTTCACAAATTTTAAAGAACATACTGTTGAAAGTGCAAAGTTAGACTCATTAGCTGATCTACATGAAGATGTAAAATCATTAATTGACCTTGAGTCTACAACTAAAAACTTATATGTTCAAGTTAACAATACAGCTGCATACACTTCATTATCATCTGAATTAAAAGATAAAGGTGTCATCTTAACAGATATCCATACTGCAGCAAAAGAGCATTCTGACTTGCTGAAAAAATACTTTATGACAGACGGGGTAAAGGTTGACGAGCACCGTTTAACTGCTTTACATGCAGCTCTTCATAACGGTGGGGTATTTGTTTATGTCCCTAAAAATGTAGAAGTAGCAGAACCTATTCAGTCAGTATTTGTTCACGACAACCCTAATACAACATTATTCAACCACGTAATTGTTGTAGCTGATGATAATAGTTCAGTAACATATGTAGAAAACTATATTTCTACTGTTCAAAATGTTGAGGGTGTGTTTAACATCATCTCAGAAGTATTTGCTAATACAAATGCCCGTGTAACATACGGTGCAGTTGATACTCTTGCAGAGGGAGTAACAACTTATGTAAACCGTCGCGGGGTTGCTGGTCGTGACTCACGCATTGAATGGGCATTAGGTTTAATGAATGATGGCAATACAATTTCTGAAAATGTTACAAACTTAATGGGCGATGGCTCATTCGGTGATACAAAAACAGTTGTTGTAGGTCGTGGAGAGCAGAAGCAAAACTTCACAACAAAGGTTGTACACTTTGGTAAACATTCTGAAGGGTATATCTTAAAACATGGAGTTATGAAAGACAGTGCATCTTCTATTTTCAATGGTATTGGTAAAATTGAGCATGGTGCTTCGAAATCAAACGCAGAACAAGAATCTCGTGTTCTTATGTTAAGTGAAAAAGCACGTGGTGATGCAAACCCAATTCTATTAATTGATGAAGATGATGTAACGGCAGGTCATGCTGCTTCTGTTGGACGTGTTGATCCAATCCAATTATATTATTTAATGAGCCGCGGTATACCTAAAGTAGAAGCTGAGCGTCTTGTTATCCATGGTTTCTTGGCACCTGTTGTTAATGAACTACCTATTGAAGGTGTTAAAAAGCAGTTAGTTGAGGTTATTGAAAGGAAAGTTAAATAA
- the sufC gene encoding Fe-S cluster assembly ATPase SufC → MAGSTLIIKDLHVEIDGKEILKGVNLEIKGGEFHAIMGPNGTGKSTLSSAIMGHPKYEVTQGSITLDGEDVLEMEVDERARAGLFLAMQYPSEISGVTNADFLRSSINARREEGDEISLMKFIRKMDANMDELEMDQDMAQRYLNEGFSGGEKKRNEILQLMMIEPKIAILDEIDSGLDIDALKIVAQGINKMRSEEFGCLMITHYQRLLNYITPDKVHVMMQGRVVKSGGPELAQRLEAEGYDWIKQELGIEDETVGQEA, encoded by the coding sequence ATGGCAGGTTCTACATTAATCATTAAGGATTTACACGTAGAAATTGATGGAAAAGAAATTCTAAAAGGTGTAAATCTTGAAATAAAAGGCGGAGAGTTCCATGCAATCATGGGGCCGAACGGTACAGGTAAATCTACTTTATCCTCAGCAATTATGGGTCACCCAAAGTATGAGGTAACACAAGGTAGCATTACATTAGATGGGGAAGACGTATTAGAAATGGAAGTAGACGAGCGTGCTCGTGCAGGTCTATTTTTAGCTATGCAATATCCAAGTGAAATCAGTGGTGTAACAAACGCGGATTTCTTACGTTCTTCTATTAATGCGCGCAGAGAAGAAGGCGATGAAATCTCTTTAATGAAATTCATTCGTAAAATGGATGCAAACATGGATGAGCTTGAAATGGATCAAGATATGGCACAACGTTATTTAAATGAAGGTTTCTCGGGCGGAGAGAAAAAACGTAATGAAATTCTTCAATTAATGATGATTGAGCCAAAAATTGCAATCCTAGATGAAATTGACTCTGGTTTAGATATTGATGCATTAAAAATCGTTGCACAAGGAATCAACAAAATGCGTAGTGAAGAGTTCGGTTGCTTAATGATTACTCACTACCAACGTTTATTAAACTACATCACTCCAGATAAAGTACATGTAATGATGCAAGGACGTGTTGTTAAATCAGGTGGCCCTGAGCTAGCTCAACGTTTAGAAGCAGAAGGATATGACTGGATTAAACAAGAACTAGGTATTGAAGACGAAACTGTTGGGCAAGAAGCATAA
- a CDS encoding carboxymuconolactone decarboxylase family protein: protein MEHHEPRNSTEAALHEYKSGLGTFTQKMPEIARHYNAFTEACFAEGTLSKKEKHLIALGIAVNTQDEYCIIYHAKGCLDNGASEEEILETVGVTAAFGGGAAMSQAVTLVQECITELNQLKQ, encoded by the coding sequence ATGGAACATCATGAACCGAGAAATTCTACCGAAGCTGCTTTACATGAATATAAAAGCGGATTAGGTACTTTCACACAAAAGATGCCGGAGATTGCACGCCATTATAATGCTTTTACTGAAGCTTGTTTTGCTGAAGGAACACTATCAAAAAAAGAAAAACATTTAATTGCATTAGGAATTGCAGTGAATACCCAAGATGAGTACTGCATTATCTACCACGCAAAAGGGTGCTTGGACAACGGTGCTAGTGAAGAAGAAATCTTAGAAACTGTTGGTGTTACAGCTGCATTTGGTGGTGGAGCAGCAATGAGCCAAGCTGTTACGTTAGTTCAAGAATGTATAACAGAGTTAAACCAACTAAAACAATAA
- a CDS encoding MetQ/NlpA family ABC transporter substrate-binding protein: MKKTLLAMILAILTAALVACGGADKEEGTTEGAEGETKTIKVGASPVPHVEILEEAKPLLEEKGIELDIVEFTDYVLPNKSLESEDLDANYFQHEPYLQSQIADNDYKFVSAGGVHIEPIGVYSKRHESLDDLPDGAKIIMSNSVADHGRMLSMLEDKGLITLKEGVDKTAATLEDIAENPKNLEFEADIEAPMLTKAYENDEADAFLINGNFALQANLNPAEDAIALESPENNPYVNLIVVREGDEDREEIKALVEVLQSEEIQEFIKTKYKGSVISAAQGE, from the coding sequence ATGAAAAAGACATTATTAGCTATGATTTTAGCTATCCTAACGGCAGCTCTTGTTGCTTGTGGGGGAGCAGACAAAGAAGAAGGCACAACAGAGGGTGCTGAGGGTGAAACAAAAACAATAAAAGTAGGAGCTTCTCCTGTACCACACGTTGAAATCTTAGAAGAAGCAAAACCGCTTTTAGAGGAAAAAGGTATTGAGTTAGATATTGTTGAATTTACAGATTATGTTTTACCAAATAAATCATTGGAATCTGAAGATTTAGATGCTAACTATTTCCAACATGAGCCATACTTACAATCTCAAATTGCAGACAACGACTATAAATTTGTTAGTGCTGGTGGCGTTCATATTGAACCAATCGGTGTATACTCTAAACGTCATGAATCATTAGATGACCTTCCAGATGGTGCTAAAATCATCATGAGTAACTCAGTAGCAGATCACGGTCGTATGCTTTCAATGTTAGAAGACAAAGGTTTAATCACACTAAAAGAGGGTGTAGATAAAACAGCAGCTACTCTAGAAGATATTGCAGAAAACCCTAAAAATCTTGAATTTGAAGCAGACATTGAAGCTCCTATGTTAACAAAGGCATATGAAAACGATGAAGCAGATGCGTTTTTAATCAATGGAAACTTTGCACTTCAAGCTAACCTAAATCCAGCAGAAGATGCTATCGCATTAGAATCACCTGAAAACAACCCATATGTAAACTTGATTGTTGTTCGTGAAGGTGATGAAGATCGCGAAGAAATTAAAGCATTAGTTGAGGTATTACAATCAGAAGAAATTCAAGAATTTATTAAAACAAAATACAAAGGATCAGTTATCTCTGCAGCACAAGGAGAATAA
- a CDS encoding methionine ABC transporter permease: MLEQLLPEVNWEKVWESTYETIYMTTWSVIATFFLGLILGLLLFLTAKGNIWENKVINQLVGAIVNIFRSIPFIILIILLLPFTKVIVGTILGVNAALPALIIGAAPFYGRMVEIALREIDKGVIEAAKSMGAKTSTIIFKVLLPESMPALVSGITVTAIALIGYTAMAGAIGAGGLGNLAFMEGFNRGNNQVTLVATIIILIFVFIIQFIGDIITKSIDKR; this comes from the coding sequence ATGCTTGAGCAACTTTTACCTGAGGTGAATTGGGAAAAGGTTTGGGAATCTACTTATGAAACTATTTATATGACAACATGGTCAGTAATTGCTACGTTTTTCCTAGGACTTATTCTTGGATTATTGTTATTTTTAACGGCTAAGGGAAACATATGGGAAAACAAAGTCATTAATCAGTTAGTAGGAGCGATCGTTAATATTTTCAGATCTATTCCATTTATCATTTTAATTATATTGTTATTACCATTTACAAAAGTAATTGTTGGAACAATACTAGGTGTTAATGCTGCATTACCTGCATTAATCATTGGTGCGGCACCATTTTATGGTCGTATGGTTGAGATTGCATTACGAGAAATTGATAAGGGTGTAATTGAAGCTGCTAAATCAATGGGCGCAAAAACTAGCACAATCATTTTTAAAGTACTATTACCTGAATCAATGCCCGCATTAGTATCAGGAATTACAGTAACAGCAATCGCGTTAATTGGCTATACAGCAATGGCTGGTGCAATTGGAGCAGGTGGTCTAGGTAACCTTGCATTTATGGAAGGTTTTAATAGAGGAAATAATCAGGTGACATTAGTTGCCACAATTATTATTTTAATTTTCGTGTTTATCATCCAATTTATTGGAGATATCATAACTAAATCAATCGATAAACGATAG
- a CDS encoding methionine ABC transporter ATP-binding protein: MITLSNVNKVYKTKSGTVQAVNNVNLEIKKGEIFGVIGYSGAGKSSLIRLLNGLEKPSSGEVIVAGSQIGSISGTKLRKARLEISMIFQHFNLLWSRTVRENIAFPLEIAGVSKVKRLKRVDELIKLVGLEGRENAYPSQLSGGQKQRVGIARALANNPKVLLCDEATSALDPQTTDSILDLLVDINKRLGLTIVLITHEMHVIRKICHRVAVMENGEVVEQGNVLDVFRNPQKPITKRFVKQVTEPEETNEVVSHLLELYPKGKVIQLTFVGEAAEQPLISSLIRKFTLEVNILQGKIAQTQNGSYGNLFIHLDGDEQEINKALEFIYSQNVEVEVIAHA, from the coding sequence ATGATAACATTATCAAATGTTAATAAAGTTTATAAAACAAAGAGCGGCACTGTTCAAGCTGTGAACAATGTAAACCTTGAAATTAAAAAAGGTGAAATATTCGGGGTTATAGGATACAGTGGAGCCGGAAAAAGTTCATTGATTCGTTTATTAAATGGACTAGAAAAACCATCTAGTGGGGAAGTCATTGTGGCTGGAAGTCAGATTGGCTCAATATCTGGTACAAAGTTACGTAAAGCACGCTTAGAAATAAGCATGATCTTTCAACACTTTAACTTACTATGGTCTAGAACAGTGAGAGAGAACATTGCGTTTCCTTTAGAAATTGCAGGAGTTAGTAAAGTTAAACGACTTAAGCGTGTAGATGAGCTTATTAAGTTAGTTGGACTGGAAGGAAGAGAAAATGCTTATCCTTCGCAACTTAGTGGTGGTCAAAAACAACGTGTTGGGATTGCCAGAGCTCTAGCGAATAATCCAAAAGTTCTTTTATGTGATGAGGCAACTTCAGCGCTAGATCCACAAACTACAGACTCAATTTTAGATTTACTTGTAGATATTAATAAAAGATTGGGCCTTACAATCGTTTTAATCACACACGAAATGCACGTGATTCGGAAAATCTGTCATCGAGTTGCGGTCATGGAAAACGGTGAAGTTGTTGAGCAAGGAAATGTATTAGATGTTTTCAGAAATCCGCAAAAGCCTATTACAAAAAGGTTTGTTAAACAAGTAACAGAGCCGGAGGAAACAAATGAGGTTGTTTCCCACCTGTTGGAGCTTTATCCGAAAGGAAAAGTCATTCAATTAACCTTTGTTGGAGAAGCGGCTGAACAGCCTTTAATTTCCAGTTTAATCCGAAAGTTTACACTGGAAGTGAACATTCTCCAAGGGAAAATTGCTCAAACGCAAAATGGGTCTTATGGGAATTTATTTATCCATCTTGATGGTGATGAACAAGAAATTAACAAAGCACTAGAGTTCATCTATAGTCAAAATGTAGAAGTTGAGGTGATTGCACATGCTTGA
- a CDS encoding SCP2 sterol-binding domain-containing protein has translation MFLTTFVSSLNKGNLITPILLKRKLIVEFRSTDKGSYFLELSSSESKLLSIQPVTVDFVIEGEESDLEEVFLHPVSLKQLISFGKLSIKGSYRDFLRLEALIKLI, from the coding sequence ATGTTTTTAACAACATTTGTCTCAAGCCTGAATAAAGGAAATTTAATAACACCGATTCTTTTAAAACGAAAATTAATTGTAGAATTTCGTTCAACAGATAAAGGAAGTTATTTTTTAGAACTTTCATCAAGTGAATCAAAACTACTATCGATTCAACCAGTTACTGTTGATTTTGTTATAGAAGGCGAAGAATCGGATTTAGAAGAGGTTTTTCTGCACCCTGTAAGCTTAAAGCAACTCATATCGTTTGGGAAATTATCAATAAAAGGCTCATATCGAGATTTTCTTAGGCTGGAGGCTTTAATTAAATTAATCTAA
- a CDS encoding thioredoxin family protein has product MIEWKEKQLTLPDKGIQITYLYTPMCGTCQVAKKMLTVVDEMIPSSDIYSVNLNYYPEDAKRLGIESVPCLIITENGEMKEKVYAFQSVTHLFDLIKQYAC; this is encoded by the coding sequence ATGATTGAATGGAAAGAAAAGCAGCTCACCCTTCCTGATAAGGGTATTCAAATTACGTACCTTTACACACCAATGTGTGGGACATGTCAAGTAGCAAAGAAAATGTTAACGGTTGTTGATGAAATGATACCCAGTTCGGACATTTACTCCGTAAATCTAAATTATTATCCTGAAGATGCGAAAAGATTAGGAATTGAGAGTGTGCCTTGTTTAATTATTACTGAAAACGGTGAAATGAAAGAAAAGGTATATGCTTTCCAATCTGTCACCCATCTTTTTGACTTAATAAAACAATATGCCTGCTAA
- a CDS encoding toprim domain-containing protein, producing MSLVEVEKVLIVEGKSDKKKVLNVVTEPIEIICTNGTISITKMDELIDELFLKEVYILVDSDDAGERLRKLFKREFPEASHLYIDRAYREVATAPDHHVASVLLSANIDVNAKFL from the coding sequence ATGTCGTTAGTTGAGGTTGAAAAAGTATTAATTGTTGAAGGAAAATCAGATAAGAAAAAGGTTTTAAATGTAGTAACGGAACCAATAGAAATAATCTGTACAAATGGAACAATTAGCATAACAAAAATGGATGAGCTAATTGATGAACTATTCCTAAAGGAAGTTTATATATTAGTTGATTCAGATGATGCTGGTGAACGATTAAGAAAATTATTTAAACGAGAATTTCCTGAAGCCTCTCATCTTTACATTGATAGAGCATATCGTGAGGTTGCAACAGCACCGGATCACCATGTAGCATCTGTTTTGCTAAGTGCAAATATAGATGTGAATGCAAAATTCCTTTAG
- a CDS encoding YusG family protein: MTIQKQRLDITDRLVGKFGDGQLNLYLEKEKIGQMVSENNYDLKAGYEFNDNRFYQIADVVTGPDQKYVDCDYENGWC; the protein is encoded by the coding sequence ATGACAATTCAAAAACAACGATTAGATATCACTGATCGACTTGTAGGAAAATTTGGAGATGGGCAATTAAATCTTTATCTGGAAAAAGAAAAAATTGGCCAAATGGTCTCTGAGAATAATTATGACTTAAAAGCGGGATATGAATTCAATGATAACCGCTTTTACCAAATTGCAGATGTAGTAACAGGACCAGACCAAAAATATGTCGATTGTGATTATGAAAACGGTTGGTGTTAA